Proteins from one Piscinibacter lacus genomic window:
- the epsE gene encoding polysaccharide export protein EpsE: MHVFPFLRTLATGSVIAVALLAQPLHAQAQAPVAQAASAADRSEYVIGPGDVIKVTVFQNPDLGLEARVNENGTIRFPLIGSVRIGGLSVSNAEKAIADGLRLGDFVKEPQVTVLLAQIRANLVAVLGQVGKPGRYPLEVGGTKLMEVLAQAGGVAPTGSDTLVLSGVREGKPFRKEIDMPAVLGPTQDTTADIELQNGDVLFVDRAPQIYIYGQIQKPGVMRLERNMTLMQALAAGGGLTPRGTEKGLRVNRRKADGKIEVLEPGMNDLLRPDDIIYVRESIF; the protein is encoded by the coding sequence ATGCACGTCTTTCCTTTCCTCCGCACCCTGGCCACGGGCAGCGTCATTGCCGTGGCCCTGCTGGCGCAACCCCTGCACGCCCAGGCTCAGGCCCCGGTGGCCCAGGCTGCCTCGGCGGCCGACCGCAGCGAATACGTCATCGGCCCGGGTGACGTGATCAAGGTGACGGTCTTCCAGAACCCGGACCTGGGCCTGGAGGCTCGGGTCAACGAGAACGGCACCATCCGCTTTCCGCTGATCGGCAGCGTGCGCATCGGCGGCCTGTCGGTATCGAATGCCGAGAAGGCGATTGCCGACGGCCTGCGTTTGGGCGACTTCGTCAAGGAGCCGCAGGTCACGGTGCTGCTGGCCCAGATCCGCGCGAACCTGGTGGCCGTGCTCGGCCAGGTCGGCAAGCCCGGCCGCTATCCGCTCGAAGTGGGTGGCACCAAGCTGATGGAAGTGCTGGCCCAGGCCGGTGGCGTGGCCCCGACGGGCTCGGACACCCTGGTGCTGTCCGGTGTTCGCGAAGGCAAGCCTTTCCGCAAGGAAATCGACATGCCCGCCGTGCTCGGCCCGACCCAGGACACGACGGCCGACATCGAGCTCCAGAACGGCGACGTGCTCTTCGTCGACCGCGCGCCGCAGATTTACATCTACGGCCAGATCCAGAAACCCGGCGTCATGCGACTCGAGCGCAACATGACGCTGATGCAGGCCCTGGCAGCCGGCGGTGGCCTGACCCCGCGCGGCACCGAGAAGGGCCTGCGTGTCAACCGCCGCAAGGCCGACGGCAAGATTGAAGTGCTCGAACCCGGCATGAACGATCTGCTTCGCCCGGACGACATCATTTATGTGCGCGAGTCGATCTTCTGA
- a CDS encoding GNVR domain-containing protein encodes MNLQQLISILRLRWKMMLALVLLITGGTLGVNLLLPKVYVAETSLIIEMRSDPLMSAFMPAIAATSYLGTQSDIIRSERVAAKAVQLLGMDRHAESLENWRAETEGKVPMDRYFGELLLNNLSVQGGRYSNVVTVAYGSQDPKFAAAAANAFAQAYIATSSSLRTEPAKDFAEYYESQSESLRKQLEEAQARLTAYQNKHGIVASPQRIDAESARLESLNVQLAQAMAQRTEFAARQRDSGIETSPDIQDSQAVQGLKSQLASAESKLTEISSVVGSRHPQRVLLEAQISGLRDQLSAEMRRVSGATASISRQSGQKVEELRSLVEQQKRTVLAMRTQLDEISNLQRDVESAQKAFFSVADRRNQLNLEGKSEQSNARVISPAIEPLVPAKPRVAVNVLLSAALGVVLAVALALGLEMLDRRVREANDLNDIEGIPLLGVISPTAKRGSRAAVPIALMRPRARPAPQLTMNGESS; translated from the coding sequence ATGAATCTTCAACAACTCATCAGCATCCTGCGCTTGCGCTGGAAGATGATGCTGGCCCTCGTCCTGTTGATCACCGGCGGCACCCTGGGGGTCAACTTGCTGTTGCCCAAGGTCTATGTCGCGGAGACCTCGCTGATCATCGAGATGCGGTCCGATCCGCTGATGTCCGCCTTCATGCCGGCCATCGCAGCAACGTCTTACCTGGGCACGCAGTCGGACATCATCCGAAGCGAACGGGTGGCGGCCAAGGCCGTTCAGTTGCTGGGCATGGACCGTCATGCCGAATCCCTGGAGAACTGGCGGGCAGAGACCGAGGGCAAGGTGCCGATGGACCGCTACTTCGGCGAACTCCTTCTGAACAATCTGTCCGTTCAAGGCGGTCGCTACAGCAATGTGGTGACTGTGGCCTACGGATCGCAGGATCCCAAGTTCGCTGCGGCAGCAGCCAATGCCTTCGCGCAGGCCTACATCGCCACCAGTTCCTCGCTGCGCACCGAGCCGGCCAAGGACTTCGCTGAATACTACGAGTCGCAGTCCGAGTCGCTGCGCAAGCAGCTCGAGGAAGCGCAAGCCAGGCTGACGGCCTACCAGAACAAGCACGGCATCGTCGCCTCGCCGCAGCGCATCGACGCCGAGTCGGCCCGTCTCGAATCGCTCAATGTGCAGCTTGCGCAGGCCATGGCCCAGCGCACCGAGTTCGCGGCGCGCCAGCGGGACTCCGGCATCGAGACGTCGCCGGACATCCAGGACAGCCAAGCCGTTCAGGGCTTGAAGTCGCAGCTTGCCTCGGCCGAATCCAAGTTGACCGAGATCAGCAGCGTGGTGGGCTCGCGCCATCCCCAGCGCGTCCTGCTTGAGGCGCAGATCAGTGGCCTGCGCGACCAACTCAGCGCGGAAATGCGCCGGGTGAGTGGCGCCACCGCCAGTATCAGCCGCCAGTCGGGCCAGAAGGTCGAGGAGCTTCGTTCCCTGGTCGAGCAGCAGAAGCGCACCGTGCTGGCCATGCGCACCCAGCTCGACGAAATCTCCAACCTGCAAAGAGACGTGGAGAGCGCCCAGAAGGCCTTCTTCTCGGTGGCCGACCGGCGCAACCAGCTGAACCTGGAAGGCAAGTCGGAGCAGTCCAATGCCCGGGTGATCAGCCCGGCCATCGAGCCGCTGGTGCCCGCCAAGCCTCGCGTCGCAGTCAATGTGTTGCTGTCCGCTGCACTGGGCGTGGTGCTTGCAGTCGCCTTGGCCCTGGGCCTTGAAATGCTCGACCGCCGGGTCCGCGAAGCCAATGACCTGAACGACATCGAAGGCATTCCGCTGCTGGGCGTGATCTCGCCGACGGCCAAGCGTGGCAGCCGGGCGGCAGTGCCGATCGCGCTGATGCGCCCGCGCGCTCGCCCGGCCCCGCAGCTGACGATGAACGGAGAGTCGTCTTGA
- a CDS encoding gamma-butyrobetaine hydroxylase-like domain-containing protein: MAGLQDDTPIPTALTVHQQSRVLEIGYADGRSYRLPFEFLRVLSPSAEVQGHGPGQETLQTGKREVGIVEIEAVGHYAIQPTFSDGHSSGLYAWDYLHHLACNQDALWQAHLERLAAAGLDRDAPMKDAASASGGGCGSGACSH, translated from the coding sequence ATGGCTGGCCTTCAAGACGACACCCCCATTCCGACCGCGCTGACCGTGCATCAGCAGTCACGCGTGCTGGAGATCGGCTATGCAGACGGCCGGAGCTACCGGCTTCCTTTTGAATTCCTGCGGGTGCTTTCTCCCTCGGCCGAGGTGCAAGGCCACGGTCCCGGGCAGGAAACCCTTCAAACCGGCAAGCGCGAGGTGGGCATCGTCGAGATTGAGGCGGTCGGCCATTACGCGATTCAACCCACTTTTTCCGACGGTCACAGCTCGGGCCTTTATGCCTGGGATTACCTGCACCACCTGGCCTGCAACCAGGATGCGCTGTGGCAGGCCCATCTGGAGCGCCTGGCCGCCGCCGGCCTGGACCGCGATGCGCCGATGAAGGACGCGGCCAGCGCCTCCGGCGGGGGCTGCGGCAGCGGCGCGTGCAGCCACTGA
- a CDS encoding HIT family protein, with protein MNAAAATPCELCAGDGGALVWRNEELRVIQAAEPEVPAFYRVVWNAHVAEMSELDAGQQARLMAAVLSVEQVLRELLVPAKINLASLGNMVPHLHWHVIARDHADSRWPAPIWAPAQRSVDPARQAAWAAAQPAVWHRIRERLAP; from the coding sequence GTGAACGCCGCCGCTGCCACGCCCTGCGAGCTCTGCGCCGGGGACGGCGGCGCGCTGGTCTGGCGCAATGAGGAGCTGCGCGTGATCCAGGCCGCGGAGCCGGAGGTCCCGGCCTTCTACCGCGTGGTCTGGAACGCGCATGTCGCCGAGATGAGCGAGCTGGACGCCGGCCAGCAGGCCCGGCTGATGGCCGCGGTGCTGAGTGTCGAGCAGGTGCTGCGCGAGCTGCTGGTACCGGCCAAGATCAACCTGGCCAGCCTGGGCAACATGGTGCCGCACCTGCACTGGCATGTGATCGCCCGCGACCATGCGGACAGCCGCTGGCCGGCGCCGATCTGGGCCCCGGCGCAACGCAGCGTCGACCCGGCCCGGCAAGCGGCCTGGGCCGCGGCGCAGCCCGCCGTGTGGCACCGGATCCGTGAACGGCTCGCCCCCTGA
- the ubiE gene encoding bifunctional demethylmenaquinone methyltransferase/2-methoxy-6-polyprenyl-1,4-benzoquinol methylase UbiE: MTEQTHFGFQTVEAREKAQRVRGVFDSVARKYDLMNDLMSLGLHRVWKAYTLAVARVRPGDRVLDLAGGTGDLAEGFARRVGPEGTVVHTDINAAMLGCGRDRLHDAGTVLPTTLCDAEQLPFREGSFDVVSVAFGLRNMTDKARALAEMHRVLKPGGRLLVLEFSKVAKPLETPYDWYSFKVLPRLGQFVAGDADSYRYLAESIRMHPGQAELKAMMKTAGFGHVDVHNLSGGVVALHVGLRCGAGPASA; this comes from the coding sequence ATGACAGAACAGACGCACTTCGGTTTCCAGACGGTCGAGGCCCGCGAGAAGGCCCAGCGGGTACGCGGCGTCTTCGACTCGGTCGCGCGCAAGTACGACCTGATGAACGACTTGATGTCGCTCGGCCTGCACCGGGTCTGGAAGGCCTACACCCTGGCGGTGGCGCGGGTCCGGCCCGGAGACCGGGTGCTGGACCTGGCCGGCGGCACCGGCGACCTGGCCGAGGGCTTCGCCCGCCGCGTCGGCCCCGAGGGCACCGTCGTCCACACCGACATCAATGCCGCCATGCTCGGCTGCGGTCGCGACCGGCTGCACGATGCCGGGACGGTGCTGCCCACCACGCTCTGCGACGCCGAGCAACTGCCCTTCCGCGAAGGCAGCTTCGATGTCGTCAGCGTCGCCTTCGGCCTGCGCAACATGACCGACAAGGCGCGTGCCCTGGCCGAAATGCACCGCGTGCTCAAGCCCGGCGGTCGCCTGCTGGTGCTGGAGTTTTCGAAAGTCGCCAAGCCGCTGGAAACGCCCTACGACTGGTATTCCTTCAAGGTCCTGCCGCGCCTGGGTCAATTTGTGGCGGGCGATGCCGATAGCTACCGATACCTCGCTGAATCGATCCGCATGCATCCCGGGCAAGCGGAACTCAAGGCCATGATGAAGACCGCAGGCTTCGGTCACGTCGACGTACACAACCTCAGTGGGGGGGTGGTGGCGCTGCATGTTGGTCTACGCTGCGGCGCCGGTCCGGCCAGTGCCTGA
- a CDS encoding polysaccharide biosynthesis tyrosine autokinase produces MNAATMNYSKARTADRSIGAILVDAGILSPQDAERVLQMQKTEGLRFGEAGIRLGVLTEADVLYALSLQFNYPFLPTGPNKPVSDEVVAAYRPFGVEGDQIRALRSQLQMRWFNAPGKRTALSVVSTSRGDGRSHLAANLAVSFAQVGERTLLIDADLRNPRQHELFRLEGGSGLSSLLAGRLHDRAVSFIPGLPGLAVLPAGPTPPNPSELLGTSSIDRILEQSMSTFDVVIIDTPAFELGDDALLMARFTGAALAVARSHQTRSKLFSNMIGALSDVGAPTVGSVLVDVPVSKKKPQKARVA; encoded by the coding sequence TTGAACGCAGCCACCATGAACTATTCCAAGGCCAGGACAGCCGATCGCTCGATCGGCGCCATCCTGGTCGACGCGGGCATCCTGAGCCCGCAGGACGCCGAGCGCGTCCTGCAGATGCAAAAGACCGAGGGCCTGCGATTCGGCGAAGCCGGCATCCGGCTGGGGGTGCTGACCGAGGCGGACGTGCTCTACGCCCTGTCGCTTCAGTTCAATTACCCCTTCCTGCCGACGGGCCCGAACAAGCCCGTCAGCGACGAGGTGGTCGCGGCCTACCGGCCCTTCGGCGTCGAGGGCGATCAGATCCGCGCACTGCGCAGCCAGTTGCAGATGCGCTGGTTCAATGCCCCGGGCAAGCGCACCGCGCTGAGCGTGGTGAGCACCTCGCGCGGCGACGGCCGCAGCCATCTCGCGGCCAACCTGGCGGTGTCCTTTGCCCAGGTGGGCGAGCGCACCCTGCTGATCGATGCCGACCTGCGCAACCCGCGCCAGCACGAGCTCTTCCGGCTGGAGGGCGGCTCCGGCCTATCCAGCCTGCTGGCCGGGCGGCTGCATGACCGCGCGGTGAGCTTCATCCCCGGCCTGCCGGGCCTGGCCGTGCTGCCTGCCGGCCCCACGCCGCCCAATCCGTCCGAGCTGCTGGGCACCTCATCGATCGACCGCATCCTCGAACAGAGCATGTCGACCTTCGACGTGGTGATCATCGACACGCCGGCCTTCGAGCTGGGTGACGATGCGCTGCTGATGGCCCGCTTCACCGGCGCCGCGCTGGCCGTGGCGCGCAGCCACCAGACCCGATCCAAGCTGTTCAGCAACATGATCGGCGCGCTGTCGGACGTGGGTGCACCGACGGTCGGCTCGGTGCTGGTCGACGTGCCGGTCAGCAAGAAGAAGCCGCAGAAGGCCCGCGTGGCATGA
- a CDS encoding DUF3683 domain-containing protein has protein sequence MNAPHPLHRVQAQSLTGTTEPAPIDAAHSSIRLREIPYNYTSLSDREIVLRLLGPSAWEQLLLLRGERQTGRSARMLYEVLGDIWVVQRNPYLQDDLLGSPKRRGLLIEALHHRLAEVEKRRQPKNPERDAMVSALLAAARAAVDRFAAHFDESALLRRRALRVLGRHTARDNIKFDALSRVSHVTDATDWRVEYPFLVLTPDSEAEMAELVAGCTLLGLTIVPRGGGTGYTGGAVPLSWKSAVINTEKLEAMSEVEWVRLPGLDAPVPTVASEAGVVTQRVADAAERAGHVFAVDPTSAEASCIGGNIAMNAGGKKAVLWGTALDNLASWKMVTPEATWLEVVRLNHNLGKIHDVEVASFELRHLDSDGRSVLRTERLDIPGRVFRKEGLGKDVTDKFLAGLPGIQKEGCDGLITSARWIVHRLPAHARTVCLEFFGNARDAVPAIVEIKDRMAALAQPAEGQAPVLLAGLEHLDDRYLKAVGYATKSQRGGGKLPKMVLIGDLVGDDEASVARAASEVVRIANARGGEGFTAVSAEARKKFWLDRKRTAAIAKHTNAFKVNEDVVIPLPRMGDYTNGIERINIELSLRNKLELAARLGDFFAAGQLPLGKTDDAAEIASAELLEDRAARALALVAGVQAQWQAWLDGLDRPVAALPGALRIEAEGLVCEHLQDGRLRASWKTQLLAPLQQLFAGAAFTPVLAACRAIHQEVLRGRVWVALHMHAGDGNVHTNIPVNSDHYAMLQTAHEAVARIMALARSLGGVISGEHGIGITKLEFLSDEELAPFAEYKRRVDPEGRFNRGKLLRGGAQQALRAAGPDGAAAAELHPADLSHAYTPSFGLMGHESLILQQSDIGAIADSVKDCLRCGKCKPVCATHVPRANLLYSPRNKILATSLLIEAFLYEEQTRRGVSLKHWQEFEDVADHCTVCHKCASPCPVKIDFGDVSMAMRHLLRKMGKKSFRPGNAAAMFFLNARNPETIKLARSAMVGVGFKVQRFMNDLLKPLAKAQTAAPPATLGAAPIREQVIHFINKKMPGGLPKKTARALLDVEDRNYVPILRDPARTTADSEAVFYFPGCGSERLFSQVGLATQAMLWEAGVQTVLPPGYLCCGYPQRGSGQFEKADKIITDNRVLFHRVANTLNYLDIKTVVVSCGTCYDQLQGYRFEDIFPGCRIIDIHEFLLEKGITLPQASSGANYLYHDPCHSPMKLQAPMKTVQALLGPEVQASERCCGESGTLGVTRPDIATQVRFRKTEELRKSAAALQAGGKLAEGGTVKVLTSCPSCLQGLSRYEGDLKGGGEGKVNGLLEADYIVVEMARQILGEQWLPDYVRRANAGGIERVLL, from the coding sequence ATGAACGCACCGCACCCGCTCCACCGTGTGCAGGCCCAGAGCCTCACCGGGACCACCGAGCCGGCTCCGATCGACGCGGCCCACTCGTCGATCCGCCTGCGCGAAATCCCCTACAACTACACCTCGCTGTCCGACCGGGAGATCGTGCTGCGGCTGCTGGGCCCGTCCGCCTGGGAGCAGTTGCTGCTGCTGCGCGGCGAGCGCCAGACCGGCCGCTCGGCCCGCATGCTCTACGAGGTGCTGGGCGACATCTGGGTCGTGCAGCGCAATCCCTATCTGCAGGACGATCTGCTGGGCAGCCCCAAGCGGCGCGGCCTGCTGATCGAGGCCCTGCACCACCGCCTGGCCGAGGTGGAAAAGCGCCGCCAGCCGAAGAACCCCGAGCGGGATGCGATGGTCAGCGCGCTGCTGGCCGCCGCGCGCGCCGCGGTCGACCGCTTTGCCGCGCATTTCGACGAAAGCGCCCTGCTGCGCCGCCGCGCCCTGCGCGTGCTGGGCCGCCACACCGCGCGCGACAACATCAAGTTCGATGCGCTCTCGCGGGTGTCGCACGTGACCGATGCGACCGACTGGCGGGTCGAATACCCCTTCCTGGTGCTGACGCCCGACAGCGAGGCCGAGATGGCCGAACTGGTGGCCGGCTGCACCCTGCTGGGCCTGACCATCGTCCCGCGCGGCGGCGGCACCGGCTACACCGGCGGCGCCGTGCCGCTGAGCTGGAAGAGCGCGGTGATCAACACCGAGAAGCTCGAAGCGATGAGCGAGGTGGAGTGGGTCCGCCTGCCCGGCCTGGACGCGCCGGTGCCGACGGTGGCCAGCGAGGCTGGCGTCGTCACCCAGCGGGTGGCCGATGCGGCCGAGCGCGCCGGCCATGTCTTCGCGGTCGACCCGACCAGCGCCGAGGCCAGTTGCATCGGCGGCAACATCGCCATGAATGCCGGCGGCAAGAAGGCCGTGCTCTGGGGCACCGCGCTGGACAACCTGGCGAGCTGGAAGATGGTGACGCCCGAGGCCACCTGGCTGGAGGTGGTCCGCCTGAACCACAACCTCGGCAAGATCCATGATGTGGAGGTGGCGAGCTTCGAGCTGCGCCACCTGGACAGCGACGGCCGCAGCGTGCTGCGCACCGAGCGCCTGGACATCCCGGGCCGCGTCTTCCGCAAGGAGGGCCTGGGCAAGGACGTGACCGACAAGTTCCTGGCCGGCCTGCCGGGCATCCAGAAGGAAGGCTGCGACGGCCTGATCACCAGCGCGCGCTGGATCGTGCACCGCCTGCCGGCGCATGCTCGCACGGTCTGCCTGGAGTTCTTCGGCAATGCGCGCGATGCCGTGCCGGCCATCGTCGAGATCAAGGACCGGATGGCCGCCCTGGCCCAGCCCGCCGAAGGCCAGGCGCCGGTGCTGCTGGCCGGCCTGGAGCATCTGGACGACCGCTACCTGAAGGCGGTCGGCTACGCGACCAAGAGCCAGCGCGGCGGCGGCAAGCTGCCGAAGATGGTGCTGATCGGCGACCTGGTCGGCGACGACGAGGCCAGCGTGGCGCGCGCCGCCAGCGAGGTGGTGCGCATCGCCAACGCCCGCGGCGGCGAGGGCTTCACCGCCGTCAGCGCCGAGGCGCGCAAGAAGTTCTGGCTGGATCGCAAGCGCACCGCGGCCATCGCCAAGCACACCAATGCCTTCAAGGTGAATGAGGACGTCGTCATCCCGCTGCCGCGGATGGGCGACTACACCAATGGCATCGAGCGGATCAACATCGAGCTGAGCCTGCGCAACAAGCTGGAGCTGGCCGCCCGGCTGGGCGACTTCTTCGCCGCCGGCCAATTGCCGCTGGGCAAGACCGACGATGCCGCCGAGATCGCCAGCGCCGAGCTGCTCGAGGACCGCGCCGCCCGCGCGCTGGCCCTGGTCGCCGGCGTGCAGGCGCAGTGGCAGGCCTGGCTGGACGGCCTGGACCGGCCGGTGGCGGCCCTGCCCGGCGCGCTGCGCATCGAGGCCGAGGGCCTGGTCTGCGAGCATCTGCAGGACGGGCGCCTGCGTGCCTCGTGGAAGACCCAGCTTCTCGCGCCGCTGCAGCAGCTCTTCGCCGGCGCGGCCTTCACGCCGGTGCTGGCGGCCTGCCGCGCGATCCACCAGGAGGTGCTGCGCGGCCGCGTGTGGGTGGCCCTGCACATGCATGCCGGCGACGGCAATGTGCACACCAACATCCCGGTCAACAGCGACCACTACGCCATGCTGCAGACCGCCCATGAGGCGGTGGCCCGCATCATGGCGCTGGCGCGCAGCCTGGGCGGCGTGATCTCGGGCGAGCATGGCATCGGCATCACCAAGCTGGAGTTCCTCAGCGACGAGGAGCTGGCCCCCTTTGCCGAATACAAGCGCCGCGTCGATCCGGAAGGCCGCTTCAACCGCGGCAAGCTGCTGCGCGGCGGCGCCCAGCAGGCGCTGCGGGCCGCCGGCCCGGACGGCGCCGCGGCGGCCGAGCTGCATCCGGCCGACCTGAGCCACGCCTACACGCCGAGCTTCGGCCTGATGGGGCATGAGTCGCTGATCCTGCAGCAAAGCGACATCGGCGCGATTGCCGACAGCGTCAAGGACTGCCTGCGCTGCGGCAAGTGCAAGCCGGTCTGCGCCACCCATGTGCCGCGCGCCAACCTGCTCTACAGCCCGCGCAACAAGATCCTCGCCACCAGCCTGCTGATCGAGGCCTTCCTCTACGAGGAGCAGACCCGCCGCGGCGTCAGCCTCAAGCACTGGCAGGAGTTCGAGGACGTGGCCGACCACTGCACGGTCTGCCACAAGTGCGCCAGCCCCTGCCCGGTGAAGATCGACTTCGGCGATGTGTCGATGGCCATGCGCCACCTGCTGCGCAAGATGGGCAAGAAGAGCTTCCGCCCCGGTAATGCGGCGGCGATGTTCTTCCTGAACGCGCGCAATCCGGAGACGATCAAGCTGGCCCGCAGCGCCATGGTCGGCGTGGGCTTCAAGGTCCAGCGCTTCATGAACGATCTGCTCAAGCCGCTGGCCAAGGCGCAGACTGCCGCGCCGCCGGCCACGCTGGGCGCGGCGCCAATCCGCGAGCAGGTCATCCACTTCATCAACAAGAAGATGCCGGGCGGCCTGCCCAAGAAGACGGCCCGCGCGCTGCTGGATGTGGAGGACCGCAACTACGTGCCGATCCTCCGCGACCCCGCGCGCACCACGGCCGACAGCGAGGCGGTCTTCTACTTCCCGGGCTGCGGCTCGGAGCGCCTGTTCAGCCAGGTCGGCCTGGCCACCCAGGCCATGCTGTGGGAGGCCGGTGTGCAGACCGTGCTGCCGCCGGGCTACTTGTGCTGCGGCTACCCGCAGCGCGGCAGCGGCCAGTTCGAGAAGGCCGACAAGATCATCACCGACAACCGGGTGCTGTTCCACCGCGTGGCCAACACGCTGAACTACCTGGACATCAAGACGGTGGTGGTGAGCTGCGGCACCTGCTACGACCAGTTGCAAGGCTATCGCTTCGAGGACATCTTCCCCGGCTGCCGGATCATCGACATCCACGAGTTCCTGCTGGAAAAGGGCATCACCCTGCCCCAGGCCTCGAGCGGTGCGAACTACCTCTATCACGACCCCTGCCACAGCCCGATGAAGCTGCAAGCGCCGATGAAGACGGTGCAGGCCCTGCTCGGCCCCGAGGTGCAGGCCAGCGAACGCTGCTGCGGCGAGAGCGGCACGCTGGGCGTGACGCGGCCTGACATCGCCACCCAGGTGCGCTTCCGCAAGACCGAGGAGCTGCGCAAGTCCGCCGCCGCGCTGCAAGCCGGCGGCAAGCTGGCCGAGGGCGGCACGGTCAAGGTGCTGACGTCCTGCCCGAGCTGCCTGCAGGGCCTGTCGCGCTACGAGGGCGACCTGAAGGGTGGCGGCGAGGGCAAGGTCAATGGCCTGCTGGAAGCCGACTACATCGTCGTCGAGATGGCCCGCCAGATCCTCGGCGAGCAGTGGCTGCCCGACTACGTGCGTCGCGCCAATGCGGGCGGCATCGAGCGGGTGCTGCTGTGA
- a CDS encoding EpsD family peptidyl-prolyl cis-trans isomerase — protein sequence MPRARTANFRLRAHLGVLASALLLAACGGAEDKDKPASQIAARVNKEEISVHQINFMLQRQQNLKPEQMESASRLVLDRLVDQELTVQKAIEQKMDRDPAVVQALDAARREIISRAYIDRIGNGVSPPSAAEITAYYEKNPALFSERRIFQLQEFLVEGPAEALTALQAQLAKAKDPTQIAKILSESGQKVRASQAVRSAEQIPLASIGRFAKMRDGEVMLNLSGTNLQVIYLASSRNAPVTEAQARPAIERFLINERKRELITKDLKGLRDVGKVEYLGKFADMKDARPSGGPEAASANALDLPTPPAAEQQAPAPAPAPTPAPASAADATSNDMLDRGVRGLK from the coding sequence ATGCCCCGAGCCCGTACCGCCAACTTCCGCCTGCGCGCCCACCTGGGTGTCCTCGCCAGCGCCCTCTTGCTGGCCGCCTGCGGGGGCGCAGAGGACAAGGACAAGCCGGCGTCCCAGATCGCGGCCCGGGTGAACAAGGAAGAGATCTCGGTCCACCAGATCAACTTCATGCTCCAGCGCCAGCAGAACCTGAAGCCCGAGCAGATGGAGTCGGCCAGCCGGCTCGTCCTGGATCGGCTGGTCGACCAGGAGCTGACCGTCCAGAAGGCCATCGAGCAGAAGATGGACCGCGACCCGGCCGTGGTGCAGGCGCTCGACGCGGCCCGGCGGGAGATCATCTCCCGCGCCTACATCGACCGCATCGGCAACGGTGTCAGCCCGCCCAGCGCGGCCGAAATCACCGCCTACTACGAGAAGAACCCGGCCCTGTTCAGCGAGCGCCGCATCTTCCAGTTGCAGGAGTTCCTGGTCGAGGGTCCCGCCGAGGCCCTGACGGCCCTGCAAGCCCAACTGGCCAAAGCCAAGGATCCGACCCAGATCGCCAAGATCCTCAGCGAAAGCGGCCAGAAGGTGCGCGCCTCGCAGGCCGTGCGTTCGGCCGAGCAGATTCCGCTGGCCTCGATCGGCCGCTTCGCCAAGATGCGTGACGGCGAGGTGATGCTCAACCTCAGCGGCACCAATCTGCAGGTCATCTACCTGGCCTCGTCACGCAACGCGCCGGTCACCGAGGCGCAGGCCCGCCCCGCGATCGAGCGCTTCCTGATCAACGAACGCAAGCGCGAGCTGATCACCAAGGACCTCAAGGGCCTGAGGGATGTCGGCAAGGTGGAGTACCTGGGCAAGTTCGCCGACATGAAGGACGCACGGCCGAGCGGCGGCCCGGAAGCTGCTTCTGCCAACGCGCTTGACCTGCCGACACCGCCCGCTGCCGAACAACAAGCGCCGGCCCCCGCGCCTGCGCCCACCCCGGCACCGGCGTCCGCCGCCGATGCCACCAGCAATGACATGCTCGACCGCGGTGTCCGCGGCCTGAAGTGA